One segment of Salvelinus alpinus chromosome 1, SLU_Salpinus.1, whole genome shotgun sequence DNA contains the following:
- the LOC139563448 gene encoding carbonic anhydrase 6-like: MYFQIEKENSPSFWPSLPNSQCGGVRQSPINIDTNQLTFDPSLRNLTFSNITNPHSIKFLTNNGHTVSCVLEGLIEVKGGGLPHGYTAVMMHFHWGGDSLCHPGSEHTVDSVRYPMEIHLVTLKEGLTMEQAKTDPERIAVFGFFIDVRLYVTTVLH, from the exons ATGTATTTTCAAATTGAAAAAG AGAACAGCCCCtctttctggccctcccttcccaACTCTCAGTGTGGGGGGGTCAGACAGTCGCCGATCAACATTGATACTAACCAGCTGACCTTTGACCCCAGTCTCCGCAACCTCACCTTCAGTAACATCACTAATCCACACAGCATCAAGTTCCTCACCAACAATGGACACACAG TGAGCTGTGTGTTAGAGGGCCTGATTGAGGTGAAAGGAGGGGGGCTCCCTCATGGCTACACGGCCGTCATGATGCATTTCCACTGGGGAGGCGACTCACTGTGCCACCCAGGCTCTGAGCACACAGTGGACTCAGTCAGATACCCCATGGAG ATCCACCTTGTGACACTGAAGGAAGGCTTGACAATGGAGCAGGCTAAGACTGACCCGGAGAGGATAGCAGTGTTTGGATTCTTCATAGATGTACGTCTCTACGTCACAACAGTTCTACACTGA